The genomic segment tgggccaaggggccggctcggatgagagtctcgatctcatctttcaaatgcctgcaatcatcggtattgtggccaacatcattgtgaaaacggcaaaatttggaggtgtctctcttccccttctggtgcttcaacggctccggcctcttccaggggaggcgagtagaattttccaggaagatattctccctagagtgggtgagctctgtataagtcgcgtagatgggcttaaacttgtctacgggcttattcttcttcgggccgtgttggctgccctcgccatttccctttcttttgcctccactgagctggttgttctgtgtgacattttgggtcgctgccacgacctccgtccccactccagcaggctgctcagggacctggctggttcctgtagTTGAGGCTTCGGCcacctccaagttgatccattcctgggccctattaaggaattcgttcaccgagctaactcccttcctttgtatatctttccagagctcccctccgacgaggattccagttctcagggccatgagcttggagctgtcgtcCGCGTCTCTAGCACGAGCaacgacgttcgcgaacctgctcaggtaagccttcagagtttcATTGGGCAGCTGCCTCACGTTGGCCAGAGAATCGGCCTTGACGCAGGCGGCCTGGAAGGCTTGGAATGCCCTTTTTAAATCAGCCGAGAATGCTTTCCAAGAAATGATTGATTgccttttgctttgcttgaaccactgcctggccggtccagtcagtgtggagggaaagattagacatctcagctcaaggccaatgttgtgggccatcatcagggtgttgaacatccccagatgatctgacggatctctgtctccattgaacttagacaggtgcggcatacggaaaccaggtgggtaaaccgttgctgctatgctgggggagaagagctccatctcgtcccctgaatcatattcatctttttctttctctgacaggagcttcctcatcagctcctccatctgagccaggtgctcgagggttttgtcctgatttccttggttattccggggcttcTCAACAGcttcggatccattgtacatatttggtgggttattgcccctccatTCTTGAGATatgttatttggggcattcccaccgttacgtacttcggacaggtctccccctgaacgATCATGGCTACCACCTCCCACTGGCTCTCCtctgtgagagttaaggcgatctcgcaggtcgcccccttgggtggctcgaggactttgcgccgagcttaagcgctggcgcaggtctccgctagagaggtcgctccggcgactgccggtccagtagctcccgttagagaggctcggagtccgtctttggtggtgaggatctgagcTTTCTCTTGGCGCCTTGCTACGTCGGGAGGGCCCTGCAGAAGGCGGGTCTCTCCTGCCACTTCCATAGGccggaatatctcggacgggccgaggaggagatggatatcttattggagagggaggatgcctgaccggagaggcgatcctagttccgtcaggacggatgaggttaggtgggggcctctctGCCCTGCCAACCTgtgggtcccgcgcctggcgatcaggacgaggcgcaggacggctgttggggacgggctgatgctgccgGAACTCCCCgtatctccttctggaatttcctcaaGTTCTCCTGGgcacgctcgaggctggttgggagctgggagttgaagttctgactgaacggctgtattgctgctATTCGActctaggcatttctccgaagcttgcctctcgatggtgcgatgaaggagtggagttggctgtcggaggtctgtccgaaTGGCTATgcttggaccgattaccccggcgggacttacgagtctcgccttgcctctttccgacgttagtgtcggttgtaagagggggtagtcgggccaacacatccttgatctgctgattagctgtttctagctggctcctcagctgagcattctccatctctacaaccgtgtaataacctgggtttggattaggtggccggggcgctgagcttccagtgtcatcttggcccaccggctgttttcctggccactgttggacttcaggaatttgttcgtcggggatggcgacatgatgagcctcctgcccatcatgttgttccatcTCGTTATCGTGTCTGGATTGAGTAGTCACCatggttggatgtttgcgacaacaccaatctaacttgctctcaatgaaagcatcaaactgttgacgcggttcttcgccaacaggtaattaagaaaagaaagaggaagagattagtgcttatgttgaaccgaaatagatgaatgatcttggaaatggaatggtgacacaaaatacgtttttttaggtggttcaaaggttaaaatccttctactccaccagtcaatattattgctatatgcttggtattcttttacagggtatatTTTACATaatcgaatccaaccccttgtaactcccagggtctccatatttataggagaaggcacctgggagttggtaagaaggtcatcccgtgaccttcttacctatcatgtcaactctgtgacattcatgattaattcctaaacctgacacataagtgtggtcaaatcaataggtaaggggataatgagccgcacggcccaacccagtcgtgggtgtctgaatacgcacgttcacgctgcgtgtccgagaagtcaggggtatatcagatacgtgatgtctgatatatgcacgtttaccttgcgtggttgactttataaagggtcacagcctccaactctagctcgtaccacgagctggatgcttgcctcgacctgcggcctttagagtccagactcagtccttaagcaatcttggcgaacccttgggttaccttgagctaaggaggtaggatcctatgatggcagctccggtcttggggatgtccacgtggtagtcatgattagaccatatctcagctcgttaatcaacccgtgggaaaaccagggcgtacaatcgTAAATGATGTAATTTTCCCAAATAATTAAGGGACCATTATGGTAAATAAGTTTCTATTTGAAGTAGCGGTACGACTATCTCTAATTGTAGATGTAAATTTTGTGCTATATTTGACACAGAAAATTAATATGTGGTATATTTGACACAATTTTTAATACTATGTTCTAATGCACAATTGTAAAAGTTGatgcaaaaattaattttttattaatactcatttgatatttattgaaaatatacaaaaattaataattttctttagattttattgttgatagttaaaaaaataataatgtaaaAAGTCTAATATTTAATGGTGATTATTAAAAATgatactaaaataataataaataacatttttgcctCCCGAACTATGACTAGTATATGATCATGCCTCCCGaatgattcgcgatgttaaaaattcctccTGAACTATACACGTTActaaaatatgagacttctgttagatttcgtcaTAGGTGGCTAACATATTAATGATGTGACATTTTGTCTATTGATGTGGTagtgccatgtgtagaataattaataattttaccCCCTGAattttgaccactaccaaattgtgtcatttttattaaaaataatctaaattttttattaaaaatattaattaaatccatacaaaattaaaaatataattaataacaaataactctttttttttacttttcttttcttttgcaatataaaataaatctattttagaataaaaatttaaaataaatactaaaataaagaaaataaattaattaaagagGATGATGAATGACGAAGgacttaaacaaaataaaaaaaacttttaattaaaaggaTGAGGACGAAAGGGAAGTAACTTTGTTttaagatttattttttatttttaatttaagatATAGTAATTTTATATtgtagaagaaaagaaaaagtaaaaaaaaattatttgttattagttaggttttaatttttcaatatttgaaaatttatttaattaatttgaaacttttagtattgtttatttttttaatcttttaaaataatttttttttaatttttaaggatttaattattatttttaagaaaataaattaaattagttttaatgAAAATGGCACAATTTGGTATTGGTCAAAGTTCGGGAGgcaaaattgttaattattctacacatgacatTGTCACATCAGCCGACAAAATGTCACATCATTAatctgttagccacctaggacgaaatctaacaaaAGTCTCATATTTGAGTGACATGTATAGTTCAGatggaatttttaacatcgcgaatcTTTCGAGAGACACAATCATATAGTGGTCATAATTCGGGggcaaaaatattttttattctaataaaaatgacataaaagtaaataaaaaaaaatagtatttatgGTGATGCAAAATATGCATCATGTTATATTTTATGTCAAATTTGGTATAATTTTTAGCATttgtcaaatttggcacacaatTGGAGCAACTAATTTGACACACCTTTGAAAATGCTCTAATGTTAGTGAAGTGAGcttgtatttaattaaaaaaaattaatatttcatAAATTATATTGGTGAGCTTTCTAGTAATTCACACAACTAATGTAATGCAATATTCTACAATACAACAACACCACATAGATTGTACCAAAAACTTAAGTTGTGTGCTATGTTCCATTACGATCCATCGTTAATGTGTAGGTTCAAAACAGAGTGTCCCTCTGCCTTTTTCTTTATAAAAAAGTCCCCTTTGTCCCTTTTTATCTTGATTTCTATTAGTATTGTTGTTGGGTTTGGTAAGGTAGGTTTTAGTAGGCCAAAATCCAGACACGTTCTAGTATTCATGTTTAATCCTCTCCCCCACCACATGGCCTCACAGTACACGTCCAGAAACAAATGTGAAAACAATAGTAAACTCGAATAGCAGAGCAAGTAAAGATGTTAAGCTTCAATGGTGAACCTTTTTGAAAAACAATTCGTGAAAAATAACATTCATAATCCACTAAAGCAAATTATAGTATAATTAAGCTAGTAAAATGTCTGACaaatattattactattattgcTAAAAGATTTGGACTCACAGAACATTCATAAATATAATAAAGACGAATAAGTTTATAGTCATCACCAGTGCATAATATATATAGTCATCACCAGTGCATAATATACAAGCTGGTCAACACAAATATAGGTACAAGCGAACACAGTGGCATAACATTAATCTTCCAAGTGGCCAGGGTATTCACCGGATTTGTTAACCAGATCCACCACGCTTGGGATGGTTAGGAGGAGAAGGCTTTGGTATATATGGGATTATAGGAGTCCCATGCTCGATTGGCCCAGGTTTTATAGAAGCCTTTGAGCTTGGAACTGGATCAATAGGGTGGTAGTCTTCCAGATCCATAGTGGGCTTATCTTTAGTTTCCTTTGTCTTTGGTTCATAACTAGTCTCCTGGAGAGAACATGTTTATAAACAATACAGGTACATAAGTACGTAATACAATTAGTGAGTAAACGAATGTGTTTGGACACATTTTCTGAGTTGAGTATTAGATTAATAGCCAGTTACCTTGAGTTTTCTGCTTATTACTGATATCACAGTTGAGCCATCACCATGGTGGTACCCCACATCTGAAATGTAAATTTTGTGTTAGGTCTAATTAGGCAATCAACAAGTTACAACTATTGAAAACTGTGAAGGGAAAGTGTACAAGTACCCAATGGATTTGAGAAGAAAAACGACTaggtaaaaataatttttagtgaGATCGTAATACTAGTAGTATGTGATGCTTGCTAACACATTTTACCTAATCTTGTCCAAGGaatgaaaaggaaagaaaaaacttGTAAGGAAATTATTCTAAGATTTCAGCGATCGATATCACATATCATTTTCTCGTGCGATGGAGAAAGTAGCTCAAAGCTTGTCCCTTTAACTCAatgattttttattaaaaaagagAGCTTTATTATGGTGATGGATAGCAACGTGGGATAGGGAAATGTATGTCAATTACGTATGATTGTCCTTGGAAAACTAGCCAttaatgtaattatgttctacAGATAAATCAATGCGTTCTTCATgtcttgattttttattttattttctgtgAAATGATGTGTGATTATCATTTGTTAGAAAATAAACCAGTCAACAGGTTCAATAAGGATTAAAGATTTGGcttctatatatatatggttCAAAAAATTGTGCATGCAACATACGAACATAAAAGATTGTTTACGGTAATATATAAAATCTTTAAAGCATGTCATTTAGCTAGTACCAAGACAATAAattacattgttttttttttatgaaaaaataaaaataaagcatgAGTCAAATGTGAGCAAGAAAAGACAATATTCCATTAATGCAGAACAAAAAGTTGATAAAGAAACAAGAATCTGCAGaggaaaaaaaaatctaaatataaataaataaatgaataccATGAACACTAGAGCCAGTTTTGCAGTTAGAGAAGCCAAGGAACATCAAAGCTGCCCAAACTATAAAAACATTACCCAGAAGCCAGAGACCTTCATATTGCACAAATATGATAAAGGCTGTGATAAAAGCACAGCCTTAAACCAAAGCACCAAAAGGGAATGTTAATAATATTCAAACAGATATCCCTCTTTTAGACAAAGTTAACTCAAatggaaggggggggggggggggggggggggggggggtgtgcTTTTAGAGGAATATAGagaggagaagaagaaggagagagtttcaaaggagaaaaggcaagaagaagaagtagaaagATTCATGTCTTATTGTGTTTTTGAATGTGGAACAATAATGCTTATATGTTGCGGCAGAGTGAAATTAATAAAAAGAAGGAAGGCATGTGGGGTGGCTTATCAACCTTCTCATTATTATTATCTCTCACACACAGCAATTATTGCTCTTTGCTAATTTAGTAGTATGTTTTCTGCAAACACTGGGGAATCAACAGCATTTAATGCTTGGTGCAGTGGAATGTGAGCTTTTCTTTCAAGCGTTTCGTTCGGCCACTTTTGAATTAAGTTACAAGCTTTACATTGTTGAATATAAACTATTCCTCTACCGAGCAATAAATGGGGGTGTAGCTCATATGGTAGAGCGCTCGCTTCGCATGTGAGAGGCACGGGTTCGATTCCCCGCACCTTCACTCTACTGTCTTCTCCTTTAAATGTGTGGATGAGTTACACATTTGATTTAATTTGAAACAAATGTAATTGATGATGTATATTGCTCTTATGCCTCACATTTTATCATTTATAATGTGCATAaatgatagaaaatatattttggaaaGTTTTTGGATGTTTTGGAATTTTAAAAAGCAAAAAGATAGAAGTTGACTAGGTGGAGTGGCAACGTGTCGCCCATTATGTGATGACACATCACCTATAAAATGCTACCAAGGGGGCGTGTTTCTACGCACATGGTACATAACACCTCTATTTTGGAgctgttttgtaatattttggttgGATCCAACTGGTCTTGTAATCTCCAAATCTTTAGTTTATGTCCCGAATTGCCTAATTAAAGATCTTGTAGCAAATAAGGGGTTGGTGGGTATTTTCAAATTCAAAGGAGTGTTTGAACTCTACAAATAGTGTCCCATTTTATTCATGTGAGCACTTTACATACTCATCCTTTAGAGCACTGTGCTAAGTGTGATAAGTCTTGTTTAATCTCGAAAACATTTCTTTGAGAGTTTCCCTTAGTGTTCATAAGAGGATGGAAATAGCGTTTTGGACAAAGTCATTGAGACTTGTTCAAGTCTTTAGGtggttcttcttcttttctagttTTGCTATTGTGTTATCTTGTATTTTGTGATTTgagtttgtaaattttatttttctattgtgtTGTATTCTTGGTTCTTATTTGTATTGTAGTGTTTGTTTGCTTGTAACTCTCCCACTTGTATTGCAGTCCTAACAATCAAAATGATATATTCCTAacaagagtatacaaatggatttaAGCAATTCAcaagagaaaaagtttcttcataatcaaccccttctcgCTGAGTATAGcccttggctacaagcctagctttgaaagtttccactttcccatccgctcctcttttcttcttgaatatctattttcaatcaataggtttaacattttcaggaagatcttcaagagtccagactgaactggaatacattgattccatttccaggttcatggtatctttccatttttctttgtcagaatctttcatggcatctctatatgtcaatgaatcatctttgtttgtgtcagacacaagcatttgaacttcgtgttcatagtgaCTTGGCTGCctgacaaccctcccactacgacgaagctctctattgttctgactagaacttgtGTCTTCTTTTGGTCGTTGTTCATTGCGAACAGCTGGTGATCTATTTACTTGATCTAAGACCATCTCctctagtacaaccttactgtgaggcttgtggttgttaatatagtcatattcaagaaaagtagcattagttgatacaaatgttttattttctttaggactatAGAATATACCACCTTTAgtatctttggaatatcccacaaacatgcacaattcAGTGCGAG from the Humulus lupulus chromosome X, drHumLupu1.1, whole genome shotgun sequence genome contains:
- the LOC133804706 gene encoding uncharacterized protein LOC133804706 produces the protein MFLGFSNCKTGSSVHDVGYHHGDGSTVISVISRKLKETSYEPKTKETKDKPTMDLEDYHPIDPVPSSKASIKPGPIEHGTPIIPYIPKPSPPNHPKRGGSG